The following proteins are encoded in a genomic region of Salinicoccus sp. RF5:
- a CDS encoding Mrp/NBP35 family ATP-binding protein, whose translation MVTKEQVEEIVGNIDDPILNVPIKETDGIREISIKEEKNHVSVKVAIGRLGGQEQLDLQMKVVNLLKEAGAETVGLRFDELDEEVIEKHRGTSGSEVENRFKDNDTQFIAVASGKGGVGKSTVAVNLAVALAEKGKKVGIIDADIYGFSVPDMMGITEKPGIEDKTIIPVERFGVKVISMAFFVEENTPVIWRGPMLGKMISSFFNEVEWGDLDYLLLDLPPGTGDVALDVHQLLPHSKEIIVTTPHPTAAFVAARAGAMAQHTDHEIIGVIENMSYFESELTNEKEYVFGKGGGEKLAQELQAPLLGQLPLGQPEWNEKDFAPSIYTKEHKIGEIYRSIADNVIKESE comes from the coding sequence ATGGTCACTAAAGAACAAGTGGAAGAAATAGTTGGGAATATAGATGATCCGATACTTAATGTGCCAATTAAGGAAACGGACGGCATCAGGGAAATCAGCATCAAGGAAGAAAAGAACCACGTGAGCGTCAAAGTCGCAATCGGCCGTCTCGGCGGTCAGGAGCAGCTGGATCTGCAGATGAAAGTCGTCAATCTGCTGAAAGAGGCGGGAGCGGAAACAGTCGGACTGCGTTTTGATGAACTGGATGAAGAGGTGATAGAGAAGCACCGCGGTACTTCAGGCAGCGAAGTGGAAAATCGTTTCAAGGATAACGATACGCAATTCATCGCTGTAGCTTCCGGTAAAGGCGGCGTGGGAAAATCCACCGTTGCGGTCAACCTGGCTGTCGCACTCGCTGAAAAGGGCAAGAAGGTCGGCATCATTGATGCGGATATATATGGCTTCAGTGTGCCGGATATGATGGGCATCACTGAAAAGCCGGGTATTGAAGACAAGACGATTATTCCCGTCGAACGTTTCGGTGTGAAAGTCATCTCCATGGCATTCTTCGTTGAGGAGAATACGCCGGTCATCTGGAGAGGCCCGATGCTCGGCAAGATGATCAGCAGTTTCTTCAATGAAGTGGAATGGGGAGATTTGGATTACCTCCTGCTTGACCTTCCGCCGGGTACAGGCGACGTGGCGTTGGATGTCCATCAGCTGCTGCCGCACAGTAAAGAAATCATCGTAACGACACCGCATCCGACGGCGGCGTTTGTAGCAGCACGGGCAGGTGCGATGGCACAGCATACAGATCATGAGATCATCGGCGTAATCGAAAACATGAGCTACTTCGAGAGTGAATTGACGAATGAGAAAGAGTACGTGTTCGGCAAAGGCGGCGGAGAAAAGCTTGCGCAGGAGCTACAGGCTCCACTGCTCGGCCAGTTGCCACTCGGCCAGCCTGAATGGAATGAGAAGGATTTCGCACCTTCCATCTATACAAAAGAGCATAAGATCGGTGAAATATACAGAAGCATTGCAGATAACGTAATCAAAGAGAGCGAATAG